The following are encoded together in the Cyanobacterium aponinum PCC 10605 genome:
- a CDS encoding transglutaminase TgpA family protein, with product MQQLRNNPTIRELIEKMEAMPKPPTEESILFRTLVQIMVIVGIIATDVAAQSLYPMSIWAIPLSIVGAIVSWRRRKKKNIALKIALAMGMIITLMIFLGNLVQSLNDTRLVLAEFLVQLQVLHSFDLPRRKDLGYSMIIGLILIGVSATLSQTLAFAPWLLALLLLGIPTLVLDYRSRMGLNVWEENFRQLKQEKNLFRQKQLWQSSPLSPKKILSLSLIILSLGLFIFAIMPRYPSYQIQSFPVSAPEGFENRDFQGGDRSIVNPGYNPDGTLRGDIMGDGQGGTGVDDGGYYGFNTTINQNTNNLITERKILFRIRSQAPGFWRVLSFDRYTGQGWEISREDQTIDVKRNFWNYQFNISLPAITAETKKIIQTYTVVRDLPNIIPALSYPQYLYFPSAVIALDTEGSMRSPAGLIEGLTYTVISRVPYRSQTDLQLAGDNYPDTIAKYYLDIPPSAKENLREKAEELMVKAGRELPSNYDKALYLAQALKQNYQVKTDNPLLEEGEDIITAFLANGGGFPDQFATVYTMMLRALDIPARFTVGFASGQFNPFTGYYIVHNTDAHALTEVYFPSYGWFYFDPLPGHEIIPPSFQDDNPFGVLGIFWKWIAGWLPPPITAFITALFSTITDSILNIFRAGWLGKLWQFLTGSFLGILVGVLGLIMFAFFGWLGFLAVRKFLYRNYLSRLNPTEKLYREMLDLLKEKGYPKLPSQTPKEYCESLRDFLILEQWEIVFLISNNYVQWRYGDITPNMDYLTSQYQLLKKSFAQLSLLK from the coding sequence ATGCAACAGCTAAGAAATAATCCAACCATTCGAGAATTGATTGAAAAAATGGAGGCAATGCCTAAACCTCCTACCGAAGAATCAATCCTTTTTCGTACATTGGTACAGATAATGGTAATAGTGGGCATCATTGCCACAGATGTTGCCGCTCAAAGTCTTTATCCGATGAGTATTTGGGCTATTCCTTTAAGCATTGTGGGAGCAATAGTTAGTTGGCGTCGTAGAAAAAAGAAAAATATTGCCCTAAAGATTGCCCTTGCGATGGGAATGATTATTACTTTAATGATTTTTTTAGGAAATTTAGTTCAAAGTCTTAATGACACCCGTTTAGTCTTAGCTGAATTTTTAGTGCAATTACAGGTTTTACACAGCTTTGATTTACCTCGTCGTAAAGATTTAGGTTACTCCATGATTATTGGTTTAATTTTAATTGGAGTATCTGCAACTTTATCTCAAACCTTAGCTTTTGCACCGTGGTTATTAGCTTTATTATTATTAGGTATTCCCACTCTTGTTTTAGATTATCGTTCACGCATGGGGTTAAATGTTTGGGAAGAGAATTTTAGACAACTCAAACAAGAAAAAAACTTATTTCGGCAAAAACAATTATGGCAAAGCTCGCCTTTATCCCCTAAAAAAATTCTTTCTCTTTCCCTCATCATTCTTTCTTTGGGCTTATTCATTTTTGCGATTATGCCCCGTTATCCTAGTTATCAAATTCAATCATTTCCTGTTAGCGCCCCAGAAGGTTTTGAAAATCGTGATTTTCAGGGAGGAGATAGAAGCATTGTTAACCCCGGTTATAATCCTGATGGTACTTTAAGGGGGGATATAATGGGTGATGGGCAGGGAGGCACTGGAGTTGATGATGGTGGTTATTATGGTTTTAACACGACCATTAATCAAAATACGAATAACCTTATCACCGAAAGAAAAATCCTCTTCAGAATTCGCTCTCAAGCCCCCGGTTTTTGGCGTGTACTATCTTTTGATCGCTATACAGGACAAGGTTGGGAAATATCTAGGGAAGATCAAACCATTGATGTTAAGCGTAATTTTTGGAATTATCAATTTAATATCTCTTTACCAGCTATCACCGCCGAAACAAAAAAAATAATTCAGACCTATACTGTTGTTAGGGATCTTCCTAATATTATTCCAGCTCTATCTTATCCTCAATATCTTTATTTTCCTTCTGCTGTAATCGCTCTTGATACAGAAGGGAGTATGCGATCGCCTGCTGGATTAATTGAAGGTTTAACTTATACGGTTATTTCCAGAGTACCCTATCGTAGTCAAACAGATTTACAATTAGCAGGGGATAATTATCCTGATACGATCGCAAAATATTACTTGGATATTCCTCCTTCTGCTAAAGAGAATTTAAGAGAAAAAGCAGAAGAGTTGATGGTAAAAGCAGGTAGAGAGTTACCTTCTAATTATGATAAAGCCTTATATCTTGCTCAAGCTCTCAAACAAAATTATCAAGTAAAAACAGATAATCCGTTACTAGAAGAAGGGGAAGATATTATTACCGCATTTTTAGCCAATGGGGGAGGATTTCCTGATCAATTTGCCACAGTTTACACCATGATGTTAAGGGCTTTAGATATTCCTGCCCGTTTTACCGTTGGTTTTGCTAGTGGGCAATTTAATCCTTTTACGGGCTACTATATTGTACATAACACCGATGCTCATGCTTTGACAGAAGTTTATTTTCCTAGCTATGGTTGGTTTTATTTTGATCCTTTACCCGGTCACGAAATCATACCACCTTCTTTTCAAGACGATAATCCTTTTGGTGTTTTAGGAATTTTTTGGAAATGGATTGCAGGTTGGTTACCTCCACCTATTACGGCATTTATTACCGCCTTATTTAGTACAATTACCGATTCTATTTTGAATATTTTTCGTGCCGGTTGGCTAGGAAAATTATGGCAGTTTTTAACGGGTAGTTTTTTGGGTATTTTGGTAGGGGTATTAGGGTTAATTATGTTTGCCTTTTTCGGTTGGTTGGGATTTTTGGCAGTGAGAAAATTTCTATATCGCAATTACTTATCTCGCCTTAATCCTACAGAAAAATTGTACCGAGAAATGTTAGATTTATTAAAAGAAAAGGGCTATCCGAAACTTCCTTCTCAAACTCCTAAAGAATATTGTGAAAGTTTACGAGATTTTTTAATATTAGAGCAATGGGAAATAGTATTTTTAATTAGTAATAATTACGTACAATGGCGTTATGGTGATATAACTCCAAATATGGATTATTTAACATCTCAATATCAACTTTTAAAGAAAAGTTTTGCTCAACTTTCCCTTCTTAAATAA
- the glyS gene encoding glycine--tRNA ligase subunit beta — MANFLLEIGTEELPADFVDSAIAQWDSKIKDNLKSEFLEPTEIKIYGTPRRLAVLIEGLAEKQPDREEEIKGPPVTAAFKDGKATPAAEGFARKQGVSLEDFQVRETEKGEFIFIQKKMMGEATKDILQRLVPQWITGLEGRRFMRWADDELRFPRPIRHLVALWDSEILPLELNLGTNVLRSDRISTGHRVLHPATVVINSAQDYVATLEKASVLVDVKTRYKKIEEEIKHLATLVKGKAEIYPDLLTEVTNLVEYPTPVLGKFEAEFLQLPSEVITTVMVTHQRYFPIKDEKGELMPYFITISNGDPTKSDIIATGNAKVIRARLADAQFFYQADCDEHLETYLPELENVTFQEDLGTMHDKVNRIIGICQQISEQLGLNELQKSEVESTASLCKADLVTQMVYEFPELQGIMGEKYALKSGESPTVAKGIFEHYLPRNAGDIMPETLNGQIVGIGDRIDTIVGIIGLGMMPTGSSDPFALRRSANAIINITWHGNLEINLEELLTQACEDFVTSHPDKKSPLNAIQEFFTQRIHTLLQDELNIDYDLVNAVLGDNDSEYITRALTNLLDIRNRALFLQEIRNNGLLSQIYETVNRSTKLAVKGSLKTDKLEINQVINPEYFESNSEQDLYQALQKLAPISQEAKRESNYQLLIDGLLEINPIISNFFDGENSVLVMAEDEKIKTNRLNLLGLLRNYSRVLADFGAIVK; from the coding sequence ATGGCAAATTTCCTCTTAGAAATTGGGACTGAAGAATTACCCGCAGACTTCGTTGATAGTGCGATCGCACAATGGGATAGTAAAATTAAAGATAATTTAAAAAGTGAGTTTTTAGAGCCTACAGAGATAAAAATTTATGGCACTCCTCGCCGTTTAGCGGTGTTAATAGAAGGATTAGCAGAAAAACAACCAGATAGAGAGGAAGAAATAAAAGGGCCTCCTGTAACGGCGGCATTCAAGGATGGGAAAGCAACTCCTGCGGCTGAAGGTTTTGCCCGTAAACAAGGGGTTTCTTTAGAGGATTTTCAGGTTAGGGAAACAGAGAAGGGAGAATTTATTTTTATTCAAAAGAAAATGATGGGAGAGGCAACCAAAGATATTTTACAAAGGTTAGTGCCTCAGTGGATTACAGGCTTAGAAGGTAGAAGATTTATGCGGTGGGCTGATGATGAATTGCGTTTTCCTCGCCCTATTCGTCATTTAGTTGCTTTGTGGGATAGTGAGATTTTGCCCCTTGAATTAAATCTTGGTACTAATGTTTTAAGAAGCGATCGCATCTCTACTGGTCATCGTGTATTACATCCTGCAACTGTTGTCATTAATTCCGCTCAAGACTATGTTGCTACTTTAGAAAAAGCCTCGGTTTTAGTGGATGTTAAAACTAGATATAAGAAGATAGAAGAAGAAATTAAGCATTTAGCCACCTTAGTTAAAGGTAAAGCTGAAATTTATCCTGATTTACTCACAGAAGTTACTAATTTAGTAGAATATCCTACCCCTGTATTAGGTAAATTTGAAGCCGAGTTTTTACAATTACCTTCAGAAGTAATTACCACTGTAATGGTTACTCATCAGCGTTATTTTCCCATAAAAGACGAAAAAGGGGAATTAATGCCCTATTTTATCACTATTTCCAACGGAGATCCCACAAAATCTGACATTATCGCCACGGGAAATGCTAAAGTAATTAGAGCAAGATTAGCAGACGCTCAATTTTTCTACCAAGCAGATTGTGATGAACATTTAGAAACCTATTTACCAGAGTTAGAAAACGTCACCTTCCAAGAAGACTTAGGCACAATGCACGATAAAGTTAACCGTATTATTGGCATTTGTCAACAAATTAGTGAGCAATTGGGGTTAAATGAGTTACAAAAATCCGAAGTAGAAAGCACTGCATCATTATGTAAAGCAGATTTAGTTACCCAAATGGTGTATGAATTTCCAGAGTTACAGGGAATTATGGGAGAAAAATACGCCCTTAAAAGCGGTGAATCCCCAACTGTTGCCAAGGGAATTTTTGAACACTATTTACCTCGCAACGCAGGAGATATAATGCCAGAAACTCTTAATGGTCAAATTGTCGGAATAGGCGATCGCATCGATACTATTGTGGGTATAATTGGATTGGGGATGATGCCAACGGGTTCAAGTGATCCTTTTGCGTTAAGAAGATCGGCTAATGCTATCATTAACATTACATGGCACGGAAATCTTGAAATTAATTTAGAGGAATTGCTAACCCAAGCCTGTGAAGATTTTGTTACCTCTCATCCCGACAAAAAATCTCCCTTAAATGCCATTCAAGAGTTTTTTACTCAGAGAATACATACCCTTTTACAAGACGAATTAAATATTGATTATGATCTAGTAAACGCAGTTTTAGGGGATAATGATTCAGAATATATAACAAGGGCATTGACTAACTTATTAGACATCAGAAATAGGGCGTTATTCCTCCAAGAAATTAGAAACAATGGTTTACTCTCTCAAATTTATGAAACTGTAAATCGTTCCACAAAATTAGCAGTTAAAGGAAGTTTAAAAACCGACAAATTAGAAATAAATCAAGTAATCAATCCTGAATATTTTGAATCTAATTCTGAACAAGATTTATACCAAGCCTTACAAAAATTAGCTCCCATCAGTCAAGAAGCAAAAAGAGAAAGTAACTATCAATTATTAATCGATGGTTTATTAGAAATTAACCCCATTATTAGTAACTTTTTTGATGGAGAAAACAGCGTTTTAGTCATGGCAGAAGATGAAAAAATTAAAACTAATCGCTTAAATTTACTGGGTTTATTACGCAATTATAGCCGTGTTTTAGCTGATTTCGGTGCGATAGTTAAATAA
- a CDS encoding glutamate synthase subunit beta — protein MGKATGFLEFARELPVDKDPLERINNWDEFHRPLPEEKLRNQGARCMDCGTPFCHTGELINGMATGCPINNLIPEWNDLIYRGLWKEALDRLHKTNNFPEFTGRVCPAPCEGSCVLGINNPPVTIKNIECSIIDHGWDMGWVVPEPPKTRTGKKVAVIGSGPAGLSAAAQLNKAGHSVTVYERDDRPGGLLMYGIPNMKLDKEKVVLRRIKVLAAEGIKFVCNTEIGKDISPEQLLEENDALILCIGAGKPRDLPIEGRDLGGIHFAMEFLTANTKSVLNSNKEELICAKGKDVVIIGGGDTGTDCVGTSIRHGCKSVTQLEIMPKPPEVRAKNNPWPEYPKIYRLDYGQEEAAAKFGHDPRVYTTTATKFEADDQGNVAAVHTVEVEWQRNEQGRFIPQPIEGTEKRIPAQLVLLAMGFLGPEQMLLEKMGLESDVRSNIKADYGQYATNLPKVFAAGDCRRGQSLVVWAFNEGREVARECDRFLMQKTNLP, from the coding sequence ATGGGAAAAGCAACAGGATTTTTGGAATTTGCAAGGGAATTACCCGTTGATAAAGATCCCTTAGAAAGAATTAATAATTGGGATGAATTTCACCGACCTTTACCAGAGGAAAAACTCCGCAATCAAGGGGCCAGATGTATGGATTGTGGAACGCCTTTTTGTCATACAGGAGAACTGATTAATGGTATGGCAACGGGATGCCCCATCAATAATTTAATCCCCGAATGGAATGATTTGATTTATCGTGGATTATGGAAGGAAGCTCTCGATCGCCTCCATAAAACCAACAATTTTCCTGAATTTACTGGGAGAGTCTGTCCTGCCCCTTGTGAGGGTTCATGTGTGTTAGGAATAAATAATCCTCCTGTCACCATCAAAAATATTGAGTGTTCGATTATCGATCATGGTTGGGACATGGGTTGGGTTGTACCAGAACCCCCCAAAACTCGCACGGGCAAAAAAGTTGCCGTTATCGGTTCCGGTCCTGCAGGACTATCCGCCGCCGCTCAATTGAATAAGGCTGGTCATTCTGTTACTGTTTATGAAAGAGATGATCGCCCCGGTGGATTACTTATGTATGGTATTCCTAATATGAAGTTGGATAAAGAAAAGGTTGTTTTGCGTCGGATTAAAGTATTAGCGGCAGAAGGAATCAAGTTTGTTTGTAATACAGAGATTGGGAAAGACATATCTCCTGAGCAATTGCTAGAAGAAAATGACGCTTTAATTCTCTGCATCGGTGCTGGAAAACCCCGTGATTTGCCCATAGAAGGACGAGATTTAGGGGGAATTCACTTCGCAATGGAATTTTTGACCGCCAATACGAAAAGCGTGTTAAATAGCAATAAAGAAGAACTTATTTGCGCAAAAGGCAAAGATGTAGTAATCATTGGAGGAGGAGATACAGGCACAGATTGTGTGGGTACGTCAATTCGTCATGGTTGTAAGAGTGTTACTCAATTGGAAATTATGCCTAAACCTCCCGAAGTGAGAGCAAAAAATAATCCTTGGCCTGAATACCCTAAGATTTACCGTCTTGATTACGGACAGGAAGAAGCCGCCGCTAAATTTGGTCATGATCCCCGTGTATATACTACCACTGCCACGAAATTTGAAGCAGATGATCAAGGAAATGTTGCCGCAGTCCATACTGTTGAGGTGGAATGGCAAAGAAATGAGCAAGGGCGTTTTATTCCTCAACCCATCGAAGGGACTGAGAAAAGAATCCCCGCCCAACTGGTACTATTAGCCATGGGGTTTTTAGGACCTGAACAAATGCTGTTGGAAAAAATGGGTTTAGAGTCTGATGTTCGTAGTAATATTAAAGCTGATTATGGTCAATATGCCACTAATCTTCCTAAAGTTTTTGCCGCCGGGGATTGTCGTCGAGGTCAAAGTTTAGTAGTTTGGGCTTTTAATGAGGGTAGAGAAGTTGCTAGAGAGTGCGATCGCTTCTTGATGCAAAAAACGAATTTACCTTAA
- the lspA gene encoding signal peptidase II → MKKNPIFWIVAIIALIIDQITKYLVVISFPEIGDTMPLWQGVFHFTYVQNTGAAFSFFQGGVGWLKWLSLIVSLGLMIFAWKEKLSKIEQFAYGFILAGALGNGVDRFLFGYVVDFLDFRLINFPVFNMADVCINIGIVLLIYATIKMSR, encoded by the coding sequence ATGAAAAAAAATCCAATCTTTTGGATAGTTGCAATTATAGCTTTAATTATTGACCAAATTACTAAATATTTAGTTGTTATTTCCTTTCCTGAAATTGGTGACACAATGCCTCTATGGCAAGGAGTTTTTCATTTTACTTACGTGCAGAATACGGGGGCGGCTTTTAGCTTTTTTCAAGGAGGAGTTGGTTGGCTAAAATGGCTTTCTTTAATTGTTAGTTTAGGTTTAATGATATTTGCTTGGAAAGAAAAGTTGAGTAAAATTGAACAATTTGCCTATGGTTTCATTTTAGCAGGTGCTTTAGGTAATGGGGTCGATCGCTTCTTATTTGGCTATGTGGTGGATTTTCTCGATTTTCGCTTGATTAATTTCCCCGTGTTTAATATGGCTGATGTGTGCATTAACATTGGTATTGTTTTACTAATTTACGCCACCATCAAAATGAGCCGTTAA
- a CDS encoding histidine phosphatase family protein — protein sequence MKKSKSLELLMAIGLTATLSSTSSFVNAQENSHNNTNIPPFLLAQGGEGGEGGEGGEEYSEGEQANADFKDKMNGKQLLDSLKQGGYVIYFRHAETEKDYADQVTAVMGNCSTQRTLSEYGWNQAKMIGEAFRKYSIPVADVIASQYCRAWQTADLAFGRHVKNGDLNFPKAEDYTDEQVADMKARLIPMLTKLPPQGENTVIVGHDDLFEAATGIYPAPQGLAYVVKPDGNGGFELIANLLPEEWMKLGQ from the coding sequence ATGAAAAAATCTAAGTCTCTCGAACTATTAATGGCAATAGGGTTAACTGCAACTTTAAGCTCTACTTCATCATTTGTTAATGCTCAAGAAAACTCTCATAACAATACAAATATCCCACCATTTTTACTGGCACAGGGTGGAGAAGGTGGCGAAGGTGGAGAAGGTGGCGAAGAATATAGCGAGGGAGAACAAGCCAATGCTGATTTTAAAGATAAAATGAATGGAAAACAATTACTTGATTCTTTGAAACAAGGTGGTTATGTTATTTACTTCCGTCATGCAGAAACAGAAAAAGATTATGCAGATCAAGTAACTGCTGTTATGGGTAATTGTTCAACTCAAAGAACCCTGAGTGAATACGGTTGGAATCAAGCTAAAATGATTGGGGAAGCCTTTAGAAAATACTCAATTCCCGTGGCTGATGTTATTGCAAGTCAATATTGTCGTGCTTGGCAAACCGCAGATTTAGCTTTTGGAAGACACGTGAAAAATGGTGACCTAAATTTTCCCAAAGCGGAAGATTATACAGATGAACAAGTAGCCGACATGAAAGCTAGATTGATTCCTATGCTGACAAAATTACCCCCTCAAGGAGAAAATACGGTTATTGTTGGTCACGATGATTTATTTGAAGCGGCTACGGGTATTTATCCTGCGCCTCAAGGTTTAGCTTATGTTGTAAAACCAGACGGCAACGGTGGATTTGAATTAATTGCAAATCTGCTACCAGAAGAATGGATGAAATTAGGACAATAA
- a CDS encoding HNH endonuclease: MPVKDGGKDTTDNLVHLHKACHKQVHSKSKLKA; encoded by the coding sequence ATACCTGTTAAGGATGGTGGTAAGGATACCACTGACAATCTTGTACATTTGCATAAGGCTTGTCATAAACAGGTACACTCAAAATCCAAGTTGAAGGCTTGA
- a CDS encoding reverse transcriptase domain-containing protein, which produces MSNAILINGDNGQLEDWSQVNWRKAYKVVKNLRCRIFRARKLGQWKQLRRLQKLMIRSLSNLLLCVRQITQVNDGKQTAGIDKEVINTPAQRVKLVNEWKMPKAVPTKRVYIPKPNGKKRPLGIPTVRDRVAQAIVKNSLEPEWEAAFEPNSYGFRCGRSCHDAIGQCYLRLRGDSEKGGTHDKWVLDADIKGFFDNIAHESILNMIDSHPKKELIKGWLKAGFIDSGVHNLTETGTPQGGVISPLLANIGLHGLEKHIKQCNPKLGIIRYADDFVVTAKDKESLEEVLIQIKQWLSERGLEISAEKTRIVHIDNGFNFLGFNLRQYKGKLLTKPQKEKVLIGNVLYAVKTYSMESK; this is translated from the coding sequence ATGTCAAATGCGATTTTGATAAATGGAGACAACGGACAACTAGAGGACTGGAGTCAGGTCAACTGGCGAAAAGCCTATAAAGTTGTTAAGAATTTGCGTTGCCGAATCTTCCGTGCCAGAAAACTTGGTCAATGGAAGCAGTTGAGAAGACTGCAGAAATTGATGATAAGAAGCCTATCAAACCTATTGTTGTGTGTCAGACAGATTACTCAAGTCAATGACGGAAAGCAAACAGCAGGGATAGATAAGGAGGTGATTAATACCCCTGCACAACGAGTAAAACTTGTCAATGAATGGAAAATGCCAAAAGCAGTTCCAACAAAACGGGTTTATATACCAAAACCTAATGGCAAGAAACGTCCTCTCGGCATCCCAACCGTGAGAGATAGAGTCGCACAAGCAATAGTTAAAAATTCACTAGAACCCGAATGGGAAGCTGCATTTGAACCGAATTCATATGGTTTTAGATGCGGAAGAAGTTGTCATGATGCAATCGGACAATGCTATCTCCGATTAAGAGGAGATTCAGAAAAAGGGGGTACTCATGACAAATGGGTTTTAGATGCTGATATTAAAGGCTTCTTTGATAACATTGCCCATGAATCTATCCTAAACATGATTGATAGTCACCCTAAAAAGGAACTTATCAAAGGATGGTTAAAAGCTGGATTTATCGATAGTGGTGTCCACAACCTTACCGAGACAGGCACTCCTCAAGGTGGTGTTATAAGTCCACTGTTAGCAAACATAGGACTGCACGGGTTAGAAAAACATATTAAACAATGTAACCCAAAGCTAGGCATCATACGATATGCAGACGATTTTGTCGTCACTGCTAAAGATAAAGAATCTTTGGAAGAAGTGCTTATCCAGATAAAGCAATGGCTATCAGAAAGAGGACTTGAAATCAGCGCTGAGAAGACACGGATAGTTCACATAGATAACGGATTCAACTTTTTAGGGTTTAACCTTCGCCAATACAAAGGCAAATTATTGACTAAACCCCAGAAAGAAAAAGTCCTTATTGGAAATGTCCTGTATGCGGTGAAAACTTATTCAATGGAGAGCAAATAG
- a CDS encoding alpha/beta fold hydrolase translates to MNTSTAQTNLNEKGTVNIRGVNHYYEWIRTPSENNSPKPVMVFIHGWGGSCRYWRTTANAIASNYDCLLYDMRGFGQSKEEKGAKIGYELEDYAQDLLLLLDKFNLEKVYLNSHSMGASVGTIFLNLAPERIHKAILTCNGIFTYNALAFSAFHKVGGYVVKFRYHWFLKVPFAEKLFMARFLYQPIPKQMGIDFLEDFLLADYDAALNTIYSSVSKKAVEIMPQEFSKIQVPTLLVSGEKDQIIPASMGKAAVALNPEKISYFEVPKTGHFPMLEDSTTYLKAINKFLKTS, encoded by the coding sequence ATGAATACTTCCACCGCACAAACCAACTTAAACGAAAAAGGCACTGTCAACATTCGAGGGGTAAATCATTACTATGAGTGGATTCGCACCCCTTCTGAAAATAACTCTCCTAAACCTGTAATGGTATTTATTCATGGTTGGGGGGGGTCTTGTCGTTATTGGCGTACTACAGCAAATGCGATCGCATCTAACTATGACTGTTTACTTTATGATATGAGAGGCTTTGGACAATCAAAAGAAGAAAAAGGAGCAAAAATAGGTTACGAATTAGAAGATTATGCCCAAGATTTATTATTATTACTAGACAAATTTAATTTAGAAAAAGTATATTTAAACTCTCATTCTATGGGAGCATCAGTAGGGACAATATTCTTAAATTTAGCACCAGAAAGAATACATAAAGCAATTTTAACCTGTAATGGTATTTTCACTTATAATGCCCTTGCTTTTTCTGCTTTCCATAAAGTGGGAGGATATGTAGTTAAATTTCGTTATCATTGGTTTTTAAAAGTACCATTTGCAGAAAAACTTTTTATGGCAAGATTTCTTTATCAACCCATACCAAAGCAAATGGGCATCGATTTTTTAGAAGATTTTTTGTTAGCAGATTATGATGCCGCTTTAAACACAATTTATTCTTCTGTTAGTAAAAAAGCAGTGGAAATAATGCCCCAAGAATTTAGCAAAATTCAAGTACCAACGTTATTAGTTTCAGGAGAAAAAGACCAAATAATTCCTGCTTCTATGGGTAAAGCCGCCGTTGCTTTAAACCCAGAAAAAATATCTTATTTTGAAGTTCCCAAAACAGGACATTTTCCCATGTTAGAAGATTCTACAACTTATCTAAAAGCTATTAATAAATTTTTAAAGACAAGTTAA
- the lpxB gene encoding lipid-A-disaccharide synthase, protein MRLFISTGEVSGDLQGGLLVKALFQQAEKLNIPLEIEGLGGKKMAEAGAKLIADTTAIGSVGLWESVPFIIPTLQIQNKAKKYLQTHLPDAIILIDYVGPNLAIASSLKKKYPNTPIIWYIGPQFWVWTPLGQDVEQLVKVTDKLLAIFPEEAKFYQEKGMNVTYVGHPLTDRIKKAPSRETARKKLGIQETERMIVLLPASRQQELKYLLPVMVESAKKIQAKFPTIKFYLPISLAKYKQEIERVINQNQLKITLFEGETLEILAGADLAITKSGTVNLELGLLKIPQIVIYKVNKLTMWVARKILNFSIPFMSPVNLVSMTEIVPELLQEKATVENITHLAEELLFNSSRQHQLSQDYATMIKVLDNQEDSVCDRVAQEIINYIL, encoded by the coding sequence ATGCGTCTTTTTATTAGTACAGGGGAAGTTTCGGGAGATTTACAGGGGGGTTTATTAGTCAAAGCCCTTTTTCAACAAGCCGAAAAACTCAATATCCCTCTGGAAATAGAAGGATTAGGAGGCAAAAAAATGGCAGAGGCGGGGGCAAAACTTATCGCTGATACTACGGCTATAGGCTCAGTGGGTTTATGGGAATCAGTGCCTTTCATCATTCCTACTTTACAAATACAAAATAAGGCAAAGAAATATTTACAAACTCATCTTCCTGATGCAATTATTTTAATTGATTATGTAGGGCCTAATCTTGCGATCGCATCTTCATTAAAGAAAAAATATCCAAATACTCCTATAATCTGGTATATTGGCCCACAATTCTGGGTTTGGACACCATTAGGGCAAGATGTTGAGCAATTAGTTAAAGTTACTGATAAATTATTAGCAATATTTCCCGAAGAAGCTAAATTTTACCAAGAAAAAGGAATGAATGTTACTTATGTAGGACATCCTTTAACTGACAGAATCAAAAAAGCCCCCAGTCGAGAAACTGCCAGAAAAAAATTAGGTATTCAAGAAACAGAAAGAATGATTGTTTTATTACCTGCATCTCGACAACAAGAATTAAAATATTTATTGCCAGTAATGGTAGAATCTGCAAAAAAAATTCAAGCTAAATTTCCCACAATTAAATTTTATTTACCCATATCCTTGGCTAAATATAAACAAGAAATAGAAAGAGTTATTAATCAAAATCAATTAAAAATAACCTTATTTGAAGGAGAAACCCTAGAGATTTTAGCAGGAGCAGATTTAGCAATTACAAAATCAGGAACAGTAAACCTAGAATTAGGCTTATTAAAAATTCCGCAAATAGTTATTTATAAAGTTAATAAATTAACCATGTGGGTTGCTCGAAAAATTCTTAACTTTTCTATCCCCTTTATGTCTCCTGTGAATTTAGTTTCTATGACAGAAATTGTGCCAGAATTATTACAAGAAAAAGCCACCGTTGAAAATATTACCCATCTTGCGGAGGAATTACTGTTTAACTCCTCTCGCCAACATCAACTAAGCCAAGATTATGCAACCATGATTAAAGTCTTAGATAATCAAGAAGATTCTGTGTGCGATCGAGTTGCTCAAGAAATTATAAACTATATTTTATAG